The Emys orbicularis isolate rEmyOrb1 chromosome 14, rEmyOrb1.hap1, whole genome shotgun sequence genome includes a region encoding these proteins:
- the ENKD1 gene encoding enkurin domain-containing protein 1 gives MSEGPSRISGPIPPDPTLFPDYYKRPLSARGRLEGNALKLDFLSGPLAPDPSLYPTCYSARPAHPAPRIRPNGQAILEKGQKGTVGVLLKLEGISLYREPPLKRKEAKDHEKENVRRMREIQRKCKEKELVREHSQPKPMKALWKSQKYENVESKVKAKLQESSPPPNPESQKFLRAYSRCGSGVQPRRSLSPSPAKTRVVTDTEAAGAQRTDAKIQVEGTSVDFVSHNARTAKRAPMRRSRSLQSLAEALEQKHREQEEYNAKQKGHVPQYLLERKDHWRREMEERQRNLPDPDMPPGHTMMPESERLATLNNLQQSQEQLVKDLVMLPVRADTLSIQKRRAELEKKLSQIDEALKIFSRPKVFIKLDS, from the exons ATGTCTGAGGGACCTTCCAGGATCTCGGGACCCATCCCTCCCGACCCTACGCTGTTCCCAGACTATTACAAACGCCCCCTATCAG CTCGAGGGAGGCTGGAAGGGAATGCCTTGAAGCTGGACTTCCTCTCGGGCCCTTTAGCCCCAGATCCCAGCCTGTACCCCACCTGCTACAGTGCccgccctgcccatcctgccccgCGTATCCGCCCCAACGGTCAGGCCATCCTGGAGAAGGGGCAGAAGGGGACGGTCGGGGTCTTGCTGAAGCTGGAGGGGATCTCTCTCTACAGGGAGCCGCCCCTGAAAA ggaaagaggccaaggaccACGAGAAGGAGAATGTGAGGCGGATGAGGGAGATCCAGAGGAAATGCAAGGAGAAGGAGCTGGTGCGGGAGCACAGCCAGCCCAAACCCATGAAGGCCTTGTGGAAATCCCAGAAGTATGAGAATGTGGAGTCCAAGGTGAAGGCCAAGTTGCAG gagagctctcccccgccCAACCCGGAGTCTCAGAAATTCCTCCGGGCATATTCCCGCTGCGGCTCTGGGGTCCAGCCACGCCGTTCGCTGTCGCCCAGCCCTGCCAAAACGAGAGTGGTGACCGACACTGAGGCTGCAGGAGCACAGCGCACTGATGCCAAG atccAGGTAGAAGGCACCAGCGTCGACTTCGTAAGCCACAACGCCCGCACTGCCAAACGGGCCCCCATGCGGCGCTCGCGCTCGCTGCAGTCGCTGGCCGAGGCGCTGGAGCAGAAGCACCGGGAGCAGGAGGAGTACAACGCCAAGCAGAAGGGCCACGTGCCCCAGTA CCTGCTGGAGCGGAAGGATCACTGGCGCAGGGAGATGGAGGAACGGCAGCGGAACCTGCCCGACCCTGACATGCCACCGGGTCACACCATGATGCCAGAGAGCGAGCGGCTGGCAACCCTGAACAACCTGCAGCAGA GCCAGGAGCAGCTGGTGAAGGACCTTGTGATGCTGCCGGTGCGGGCCGACACCCTGAGCATTCAGAAGAGGCGGGCGGAGCTGGAGAAGAAGCTGTCGCAGATCGATGAGGCCCTCAAAATCTTCTCCCGGCCCAAGGTCTTCATCAAGCTGGACTCCTGA